The Microbacterium luteum genome includes a region encoding these proteins:
- a CDS encoding MarR family winged helix-turn-helix transcriptional regulator: MTDRRLAVEAWESLFRAQHEILDEISADFHDDELGQGEYDVLLTVTRGPEMTARLRDITANMLISQPSVSRLVDRMVQRGLISKCPDPDDGRGSLVRATERGATTFRRVASQHARSIADRMSCLDDDELARLRDITAKLRARA; this comes from the coding sequence ATGACCGATCGCCGTCTCGCCGTGGAAGCGTGGGAGAGCCTGTTCCGCGCCCAGCACGAGATCCTCGACGAGATCAGCGCCGATTTCCACGACGACGAGCTCGGCCAGGGCGAATACGACGTGCTGCTGACGGTCACGCGCGGGCCCGAGATGACCGCACGCCTGCGTGACATCACCGCCAACATGCTCATCAGCCAGCCGAGCGTGTCGCGCCTGGTCGACCGGATGGTGCAGCGCGGCCTGATCTCGAAATGCCCCGACCCCGACGACGGTCGCGGCTCGCTGGTGCGCGCGACGGAGCGCGGTGCGACCACCTTCCGTCGCGTCGCCTCGCAGCACGCCCGCTCCATCGCGGACCGGATGTCGTGCCTCGACGACGACGAACTCGCGCGCCTCCGCGACATCACCGCCAAGCTGCGAGCTCGCGCCTGA